Proteins from a genomic interval of Nematostella vectensis chromosome 12, jaNemVect1.1, whole genome shotgun sequence:
- the LOC5511718 gene encoding protein phosphatase 1 regulatory subunit SDS22 homolog: protein MFSRAPLNSRSATSVRRSPSDSGQRDRPKSDTARTRRKTSAKRAQAKGDKKADIQTRETEVSPEQILEQCQEEDVNRVFEINLHAQKLTRVPDIHKFTKLRILDLSCNHISAVSGLDESTDLRELKLYSNKIEEISGLDRLKELNYLLLHHNRIKKIGKGLAPVRKVKVLRLDSNLLTTLEHQEIGCCSQITILDISNNKLSNISAVNSLSALEELDLSTNRISKVPDISRCKHLQELDLSRNQISDISGLRDLSGLNILRLESNQLTTLSSLGKHKNLQELYLGHNRISTVETFSQQFPSLEILNICHNQIKSFEILFPLSNSSVAELYIAGNPCLSSESVGYHQELHKVIPSLEIVDGVSLKRPSSSRGKPLMRPLSASQVLSSRQVEEQLKAAMLEESTAMESLKSRFSIMRDLFNSLPTEHPKHHWITTDKDSENDETPLDRPGSNERPVSRCSSRSRIADARAFAAQHFTKN from the exons ATGTTTTCGCGTGCGCCTCTAAACAGTCGCTCAGCAACGAGTGTACGAAGAAGCCCAAGTGATAGTGGACAACGGGACCGTCCGAAATCAGACACGGCCCGGACGAGAAGGAAGACGAGCGCGAAAAGAGCACAAGCCAAAGGGGACAAGAAAGCGGACATCCAGACCAGGGAAACAGAAGTTTCGCCTGAACAAATT CTTGAACAGTGCCAAGAAGAAGATGTAAATCGTGTGTTTGAGATCAATCTGCATGCTCAGAAGCTGACAAGAGTTCCTGATATACACAAA TTTACCAAACTGAGAATACTGGATTTGTCTTGCAATCACATCTCTGCTGTTTCTGGCTTGGATGAGTCAACT gATCTTAGAGAGCTGAAACTATACTCCAACAAAATAGAAGAGATATCTGGCCTTGACAG gTTAAAAGAACTGAATTATCTCCTTCTTCACCACAACAGAATAAAGAAAATTG GTAAAGGTCTAGCACCCGTCCGAAAAGTGAAGGTGCTGCGCCTGGATAGCAATCTATTGACGACACTAGAACACCAGGAAATAGGGTGTTGCAGCCAGATAACAATTCTGGATATCAGCAACAACAAGTTGTCAAATATCTCG gctgTCAATTCTCTTTCTGCTCTTGAGGAACTTGATCTATCAACAAACAGAATCTCCAAGGTCCCTGACATCAGCCGATGCAAACAT TTACAGGAGTTAGATCTTTCAAGAAATCAAATCAGTGATATCTCTGGACTGAGGGACCTCTCTGGTCTTAAT ATCCTTCGACTGGAGAGCAATCAGCTTACGACTTTATCCTCCTTGGGAAAGCACAA GAATTTGCAAGAACTGTATCTAGGCCATAATAGAATTTCCACAGTTGAG ACTTTCAGTCAGCAGTTCCCATCGTTGGAGATTTTAAACATCTGTCACAACCAAATCAAGTCCTTTGAAATATTG TTCCCTCTATCTAATTCGAGTGTTGCAGAACTGTATATAGCAG GAAATCCTTGTCTGTCTTCCGAAAGTGTTGG ATATCATCAAGAACTACACAAAGTGATACCTTCTCTAGAAATCGTGGATGGG GTGTCACTGAAAAGACCTAGTTCATCTCGGGGCAAGCCACTCATGAGGCCATTATCCGCTTCCCAAG TCCTTAGTTCACGACAGGTGGAGGAACAGCTTAAGGCAGCAATGCTGGAAGAGTCAACTGCCATGGAATCTCTGAAATCCAG GTTCAGCATAATGAGGGATTTGTTTAATTCTCTACCAACTGAACACCCTAAACACCACTGGATCACTACTGATAAAG ACTCTGAAAATGATGAGACTCCCCTTGATAGACCTGGTAGCAACGAGAGGCCAGTTAGTAGATgcagtag